One genomic window of Manihot esculenta cultivar AM560-2 chromosome 16, M.esculenta_v8, whole genome shotgun sequence includes the following:
- the LOC110602832 gene encoding syntaxin-124, protein MNDLFSNSFKRFSDVKEQPNLDDLEAGKGNMSLDKFFDDVENVKEDMKEVEKLHKKLQETNEQSKTAHNAKTMKNLRARMDSDVEQVLKRVKLIKGKLEALERSNAAARNNPGCGPGSSADRTRTSVVSGLGKKLKDLMDNFQNFRAQMSAEYKETVERRYFTITGEKASEETIENLISSGESESFLQKAIQDQGRGQILDTISEIQERSDAVKEIEKNLIELHQLFLDMAALVEAQGHQLNDIESHVAHASSFVRRGTEQLVEAREYQKSSRKWTCIAIYGFIILLFLLLLPLLPTIIALM, encoded by the coding sequence ATGAATGATTTATTCTCAAACTCGTTCAAGAGATTCAGTGATGTCAAGGAGCAACCAAATCTTGATGATTTGGAAGCTGGGAAGGGGAACATGAGTCTTGATAAATTCTTCGATGATGTCGAGAATGTAAAGGAAGATATGAAAGAGGTTGAGAAACTGCACAAGAAACTACAAGAAACTAATGAACAGAGCAAGACTGCTCATAATGCCAAGACCATGAAAAATCTCCGAGCTAGAATGGATTCAGATGTAGAACAAGTCCTCAAACGTGTCAAACTCATCAAAGGAAAGCTTGAAGCCTTAGAACGTTCTAATGCAGCTGCAAGAAACAACCCAGGTTGTGGTCCAGGTTCTTCTGCAGATCGAACCAGGACCTCAGTGGTTAGCGGTTTAGGGAAGAAGCTCAAGGATTTGATGGATAATTTTCAGAATTTTAGAGCCCAGATGTCAGCTGAATACAAAGAAACTGTGGAACGTAGGTATTTTACAATCACAGGAGAGAAAGCAAGTGAAGAAACAATTGAGAATTTAATATCAAGTGGAGAGAGTGAAAGTTTCCTGCAAAAAGCAATCCAAGATCAAGGGAGAGGCCAGATTCTTGACACAATATCAGAAATTCAAGAAAGATCTGATGCAGTAAAAGAGATAGAAAAGAATTTGATTGAGCTCCATCAACTGTTCTTAGACATGGCTGCTCTTGTGGAAGCTCAAGGTCACCAGCTCAATGACATTGAGAGTCATGTGGCGCATGCGAGCTCCTTCGTGCGCAGAGGGACTGAGCAGCTTGTGGAAGCCAGAGAATATCAGAAAAGCTCTAGAAAGTGGACTTGTATTGCCATTTATGGATTTATTATCCTTCTTTTTTTGCTCTTGTTGCCTCTCTTACCAACAATTATAGCTCTCATGTAG